The following proteins are encoded in a genomic region of Mus caroli chromosome 18, CAROLI_EIJ_v1.1, whole genome shotgun sequence:
- the Pou4f3 gene encoding POU domain, class 4, transcription factor 3, with product MMAMNAKQPFGMHPVLQEPKFSSLHSGSEAMRRVCLPAPQLQGNIFGSFDESLLARAEALAAVDIVSHGKNHPFKPDATYHTMSSVPCTSTSPTVPISHPAALTSHPHHAVHQGLEGDLLEHISPTLSVSGLGAPEHSVMPAQIHPHHLGAMGHLHQAMGMSHPHAVAPHSAMPACLSDVESDPRELEAFAERFKQRRIKLGVTQADVGAALANLKIPGVGSLSQSTICRFESLTLSHNNMIALKPVLQAWLEEAEAAYREKNSKPELFNGSERKRKRTSIAAPEKRSLEAYFAIQPRPSSEKIAAIAEKLDLKKNVVRVWFCNQRQKQKRMKYSAVH from the exons ATGATGGCCATGAACGCCAAGCAGCCTTTCGGCATGCACCCCGTGCTGCAAGAACCCAAATTCTCCAGCCTACACTCCGGCTCTGAGGCCATGCGCCGAGTTTGTCTCCCAGCCCCGCAG CTGCAGGGTAATATATTTGGAAGCTTTGATGAGAGCCTGCTGGCACGCGCCGAAGCTCTGGCGGCGGTGGATATCGTCTCCCACGGCAAGAACCATCCGTTCAAGCCCGACGCCACCTACCATACCATGAGCAGCGTGCCCTGCACGTCTACCTCGCCCACGGTGCCCATCTCCCACCCGGCTGCACTCACCTCGCACCCGCATCACGCGGTACATCAGGGCCTCGAGGGCGACTTACTTGAGCACATCTCGCCCACGCTGAGCGTGAGTGGCCTAGGGGCCCCGGAGCACTCGGTGATGCCGGCGCAGATCCACCCGCATCATCTAGGCGCCATGGGCCACTTGCATCAGGCCATGGGCATGAGTCACCCGCATGCCGTAGCACCGCACAGTGCCATGCCCGCGTGTCTCAGCGATGTGGAGTCAGACCCTCGAGAGCTGGAAGCGTTCGCCGAGCGCTTCAAGCAGAGGCGCATCAAGTTGGGGGTCACCCAGGCGGACGTGGGCGCGGCCTTAGCCAATCTTAAGATCCCCGGCGTGGGCTCGCTCAGCCAGAGCACCATCTGCAGGTTCGAGTCTCTTACTCTGTCGCACAACAACATGATCGCTCTAAAGCCGGTTCTCCAGGCCTGGCTGGAGGAGGCCGAGGCTGCCTACCGAGAGAAGAACAGCAAGCCGGAGCTCTTCAACGGCAGTGAGCGTAAGCGCAAACGCACGTCCATCGCCGCGCCAGAGAAGCGCTCACTCGAAGCCTATTTCGCCATCCAGCCACGTCCTTCATCCGAGAAGATCGCGGCCATCGCGGAGAAACTGGACCTTAAAAAGAATGTGGTGAGGGTCTGGTTCTGTaaccagagacagaaacagaaacgaATGAAATACTCTGCTGTCCACTGA